In Thalassoglobus sp. JC818, a single window of DNA contains:
- a CDS encoding TetR/AcrR family transcriptional regulator, which produces MQAAVKTFQQYGYFAASMNGIADAASVSKRTLYNHFDSKEALFDAIVEELKCRVAQLPACEFDDSRDLSNQLTELAHTEVDFFISEDVQALARAGLSRVLGEPDAGQHVDHRFFIKRVTTWMKQAQASGCLLEGDAEIAALQFVGLLRTFAFWPTIVHGEAPPSRRKRNQIVAQTVEMFLSRYGVD; this is translated from the coding sequence GTGCAAGCTGCCGTCAAAACGTTTCAGCAATACGGTTACTTTGCCGCCAGCATGAACGGCATTGCCGACGCAGCGTCGGTGAGTAAGCGGACGCTCTATAACCATTTTGACAGCAAAGAAGCGCTGTTCGACGCGATCGTTGAGGAGTTGAAGTGCCGCGTCGCACAGCTTCCGGCGTGTGAATTCGACGATTCTCGGGATCTTTCGAATCAATTGACCGAACTCGCGCACACCGAAGTTGATTTCTTCATTTCGGAAGATGTTCAAGCCCTGGCCCGAGCGGGGTTGTCACGCGTTCTCGGAGAGCCGGATGCTGGCCAGCATGTCGATCATCGTTTCTTCATTAAGCGGGTGACAACGTGGATGAAACAGGCGCAGGCGTCTGGCTGTCTACTTGAGGGAGACGCAGAGATCGCTGCACTGCAATTCGTCGGACTGTTGCGCACATTTGCGTTCTGGCCCACTATTGTTCACGGCGAAGCTCCGCCCTCGCGCCGAAAGCGGAATCAAATTGTGGCTCAAACTGTGGAAATGTTTCTCAGTCGATATGGAGTCGATTGA